In the genome of Paenarthrobacter ilicis, the window CCAGGGCGCCACAGTGCAGTACTCCCCGGACGGTTCCGGCGCAGGCCGCAAGGCCATCATCGACGGCTCGGCACAGTTTGCCGGCTCCGATGCCTACCTCAAGGATGACGAACTGGCCAGCTCCAAGGCCAAGTGCGGTGCCGATGGCGCCATCAACATCCCGGTGTACATCTCCCCGATCGCCGTGGCCTTCAACATCCCCGATGTCAAGGAACTGAAGCTGGACGCCACCACGGTTGCCAAGATCTTCCGCGGCCAGATCACCAACTGGAATGACCCGGCCATTGCAGCACTGAACTCCGGCGTCACCCTCCCGGACCTCAAGGTCACCCCGGTGAACCGCTCCGATGACTCCGGAACCACCTCCAACTTCACCGACTACCTCGCATCAGCTGCTCCCGAGGTGTGGACCGACAAGGCCGCAGGCGTATGGCCCGCAGCCCTGCAGGGCGAGAACGCCAAGGGAACCTCCGGTGTAGTCAAGACCGTCACCGACACCCCGGGTGCCGTCACTTACGCTGATGACTCCGCTGTTTCCGGCAAGCTGGGCACCGCCTCCATCAAGGTTGGCGACGAGTTCGTGAAGATCTCCGCCGACGCTGCTGCCAAGGCAGTCGAAGCCGGCAAGCCCGTTGACGGCCGCGCTGCCAACGATGTGGCCATCAAGCTGGACCGCAAGACCACCGCATCGGGTGCCTACCCCGTGGTCCTGGTTTCCTACCACATCGTCTGCACCACGTACGAGACCGCTGCTGTTGCCGACCTGGTGAAGGCATTCGAAACCTACGTTGTTTCCGACGAAGGCCAGAAGACCGCTGCCGACGCTGCAAAGTCCGCGCCGCTCTCCAAGACCCTGCAGGACAAGGCCAAGGCCGCTATCGAAACCATCAAGGCCAAGTCCTAAGGTTTCCCGCGGGTTCCCTGAACCCGGCTGAACACTGAAGTTCCCTGTCCCGCTTGCCGGTGGCCGCAGCGCCACCGGCCGGGGCAGGGAACTTAGCCATGCAACACCAGTTCACTCCAGACTGAAGGACCGTGAAGTGACCACCAACTCCCTGACTACCTCCGGAGGCGCAGGCCGCGCCGGGGACAAGGTCTTCTCCGGGGCCGCCATGGCCGCGGGCTGCCTCATCCTTGCGGTTCTCTTCGGTGTGGCGTTGTTCCTTGTGGTGCAGGCGATCCCTGCCCTCACTGCTCCCGCTGACACCATCCAGGGCGGAAACGGCTTCTTTGCCTACATTGCCCCGATCGTGGTGGGGACGCTGATCGCGGCAGTCATCGCGCTGGTCATCGCCACCCCGGTGGCAATCGGCGTGGCCCTCTTCATCTCCCACTACGCTCCCCGCCGGCTCGCGTCCGGCCTGGGCTACGTGGTGGACCTGCTGGCCGCCATCCCTTCGGTGGTTTACGGCGCATGGGGTGCTGCTTTCCTGGCCAAGGAGATCTCCCCGGCCTACGACTGGTTGGC includes:
- the pstS gene encoding phosphate ABC transporter substrate-binding protein PstS, yielding MKATRFGRNAAIAVIAAGALALTACGSDNATGTTGGTQTTAAGTKVTGTLTGIGASSTGAAMDAWKAGFSAANQGATVQYSPDGSGAGRKAIIDGSAQFAGSDAYLKDDELASSKAKCGADGAINIPVYISPIAVAFNIPDVKELKLDATTVAKIFRGQITNWNDPAIAALNSGVTLPDLKVTPVNRSDDSGTTSNFTDYLASAAPEVWTDKAAGVWPAALQGENAKGTSGVVKTVTDTPGAVTYADDSAVSGKLGTASIKVGDEFVKISADAAAKAVEAGKPVDGRAANDVAIKLDRKTTASGAYPVVLVSYHIVCTTYETAAVADLVKAFETYVVSDEGQKTAADAAKSAPLSKTLQDKAKAAIETIKAKS